The sequence AGGAAGCACCTTGTCTCAACTTCTTTTCCGTTCTTGAGCCCTCTGCCGTAGACTTCCATTATTGAGAAGTCCTCACTCTCATAGCTCATTAGCGGAGAGATTACTTTAAGCGTGAACTCAACGTTATCTTTTTCGAAGAATCCCAGTTCCTTCAGAACTTTCATTTTCTCCAGATGTCCCGGCCACCTGAGGGTTCTTTCTTCAAGTCGATTTGCGTTTATTGTCTCTATGAGAGTCCTCAGCCCGTCGCTTATGAACTCTTCAAATTCGAAATCTTTGATCCTTACTTTCCATATTTTTTCAAGTGGGTCTACTTCCTTAACTTCGCCATCCTCCACAATTCTGGCCTTTCTTGTGTATTCCTCGATCAGGTCATATGGAGACCAGGTTATTTTGTAGTAAAGAGGTGGTTTTGGAATCTTTGGAAGCCCGCCTACACGAATTATCCCCTCTTCGAGAGGCCTCAACTCTTGGTATATTTTCCCAAGGAAAATATTGCTAAGCCCCGGAGCAAAACCCGCATCAACTATGGCCGTTATATTTGCTTTTTCAGCCTCCTCTCTAAGCGATAGTGGATTCTCGGGCATAAAAGAAACATCCACAATGTCCACGCCAGCTTCTATAGCGGCTTTTAGAGTTTTGAATCCGAACCTCCCCGGGAGAGCGCCTACAACAAGATCAAAGCCTTTTATCGTCTCTACCAAGGAACCAAAGTCCGAAGCATCTATCTTTATTGGATGCGCATAAGCTTTTACTTCTTCCAATCGGTTTCGGTCTATATCTCCTGCCCACACTTCAAAGTCCTTGCTCAGGTCATATACGATAGCCCTTCCAACGTTACCGGCTCCCAATACCAAGACTTTCATATCTTTTCACCTTGCTACATAAGAGTAAAGCCAAACATATATAAAAGATTGCTCCGGAATTATTGTGATGAGACTAGACTTACCGAGCTTTTTAAGAAAAAGAAGCCTCCCAAAGGAATTGCTGGAAAGCGGGGAAGCCAAGATAATGCACATAAGTGACACTCCAGACAATATATACCCGTTTATCCTGAACCTGATAGAGAAAAGCAGGCCAGATTATATCATCCATACCGGAGACCTCGTGGACAACATAAAACTTGAGAGAAGACCCGAATTAAAAGAACGATACGCAAAGAAGGTAAGAGAGCTTTTGGATATTCTTGAGAACTCCGGAGCCGAGGTTTATATTGTCCCGGGAAATGAAGATAGCGAAGAGGTACTCAAAAAACTTGTCAGAAAATCCCGAATAGTAGAACCTGGGAAAATCATTAGGATAAACAACCTAAAGCTTGCCTTAGCACATGATCCAATTCAACTAAATCCCCCTAAAGACGTTGATTTTATTCTCCATGGGCATAGCTTCAGAACCCTGCCGCGAGGACTAAACGGGCTTTTGAATGTGAACTTCATTCTTTTAGGAAGTAAAAAGGTTATCAAGGTCAGATATCCCGATGGGACAAATTTCGAAAGGGGATACAAACTTATGAGGGGATTGTGATGAGGCTAATGCGTTTTGGCCCTTCAATGTTGTTTTTAAGGACATCAGACGTTGAAAATGGTGAAAACTTTTTGAAAAATCTTTTTGGCATAAAAGAGCTCTCAGTTGATGAAGCCTGGAACCAAAGCGGAGAGCTGGACACTATAATCTTTGTAACTCCATCAGAAGACTGGAAAACCGTGTTGAACTTAAAAAGAGGCGCTTTTTTGGTCAGAATGCGGAGCGACAGTGTTTTAAAGGAGCTTTTAAATGCAAAATGTCCTTTTGATAGGGCTAATCTCGGACCCCAAATAATCCTCCTAAGGGTTCCAAAAGAGGCACAAAAAACATCTGAAATAATACCTGAACGCTATGGAGGAGTTGAGACAAGTTTTGCCAGAGGGATTAACGAAGGAGAAGAGCGGGACACCCTTCTTTTGGTGACAGACAAGAAGTTAAGTGAACCCCTAAGTATAAAGGATATAAAAGAAGTGTTTTTGATTAGAAAGAATTTCATAGACGTTTACAGAGCTCTTAGGA comes from Thermococcus aggregans and encodes:
- a CDS encoding saccharopine dehydrogenase family protein — encoded protein: MKVLVLGAGNVGRAIVYDLSKDFEVWAGDIDRNRLEEVKAYAHPIKIDASDFGSLVETIKGFDLVVGALPGRFGFKTLKAAIEAGVDIVDVSFMPENPLSLREEAEKANITAIVDAGFAPGLSNIFLGKIYQELRPLEEGIIRVGGLPKIPKPPLYYKITWSPYDLIEEYTRKARIVEDGEVKEVDPLEKIWKVRIKDFEFEEFISDGLRTLIETINANRLEERTLRWPGHLEKMKVLKELGFFEKDNVEFTLKVISPLMSYESEDFSIMEVYGRGLKNGKEVETRCFLYDEAKGGFTSMARVTGFTAAIVSRIVLEGECAYGVLPPEILGMREDTYSKIIKELKNRDIQVEVVENAPSNNS
- a CDS encoding metallophosphoesterase family protein, with the protein product MRLDLPSFLRKRSLPKELLESGEAKIMHISDTPDNIYPFILNLIEKSRPDYIIHTGDLVDNIKLERRPELKERYAKKVRELLDILENSGAEVYIVPGNEDSEEVLKKLVRKSRIVEPGKIIRINNLKLALAHDPIQLNPPKDVDFILHGHSFRTLPRGLNGLLNVNFILLGSKKVIKVRYPDGTNFERGYKLMRGL